Below is a window of Agathobacter rectalis ATCC 33656 DNA.
GTATTCTTTTACTATTATGCTCCACATCAACGCAGTAATATTGACTACCACTGAACTATAATAAACAATCGGTGAGTTTGTCTTATCATAAAAGAAGTAATATGCCATTTTCCACATAAATATAAACCATACACAAGATGCAATAATTGTAAATGTACTATCCATTTTCCACTTCAAACCAAACAGTACCAAAGGTAAAAAAGCTAAGATTACAGCTATCGGTAATCCTGCCGCCTTTCCATGTCTGACACCTGATTCCAAATGCCATATTCCCGATAAAAGAACTACAAACGGAATAAGTATCGTTAAATAAATATTCCAAATTAATATTATATTTCTACTTCCACAATGTCTCATTTTCATAATAATATCCTTATCTTTCAGCCACTTTTATCTGCCATACTTTTCTTGTAATAAGAATACATCCTAATATATTGCAAATCCACGATTTGGAATAGAACAACATTTTTCGGGCACTTTTGGTCAATTTATGATATCCAAAACCACCCGTTTTTTGTCTTTTCACGTCTTTTTCTTGCCTTACTCTGCGTACTTCTCTATAATAATTTTAATTAGATTTTATAGGAGATCTTCAATGAAAATACTTATTTGTGACGATGATTCATCTATCACGCAGTCACTATCCCTGATAATCAAAACATATTTCAACAAAAAGAAAGTAAATAATCTCGATATTGTAACCTTTAATGATGGGGACAGCCTTCTTTCTGATAAATCCCAAAAAGATATCATCTTTTTGGATATAGAAATGCCCGGTTTTGACGGCATCTATGTGGGAAATGAACTAAAAAAGCAGAATGACTCCGTTATTATTTTTATAGTGACATCTTACCTCGAATATCTGGATGCCGCCATGAGATTCCATGTATTCAGATACTTATCTAAGCCAATAGATAAACAACGGTTATTCCAAAATTTAGATGATGCACTTGAGCTATACTATTCTATCAATCAAAAAATCGCAGTTGAAACAAAATATGGTGTTACGTCTGTTTTGACTTGCGATATCGTATATGTGGAGGCAAAGGGGAGAAAGGTTATAGTACATACTGCCACGGCTGATTTGGACTCCACTCAGACACTTCAATTTTGGATAGAGCATCTGCCGCAGGCTACCTTTTTTCAGTCACACCGTAGCTATATCGTAAATATGGCTATGGTAACAAGCTTTGATCACGAGCTGATATACCTTTGTGATGGTCAGTTCACCGCATATTTAACAAGAAGAAAATTCACCGAATTTAAGAGAGCATATTTGATGTTTATGGAAAGTAAGAGGTAATACTTATGAGTGCTGCTGTTTGTTATTTTTTAGTATATTTTGCTGAGGCGTTAATACTGTTGCAATATTCATCTAATGTTTTTGAATACAAAATTTCTTCGATAAAACGATATATATTACTTACAGTACTATTTATCCCAATATATTTTATTTCATTCGCTCATATCGGTTTATTAAATACTGCTTTATTTTTTGTTGCTACTTATGTTTTTTTAAAAATTTCAACCATGGAAAATAGTGCAACTCTCTTTTTCCATTCTGCCGTTATGATTGTAATTATGACTTTGTGTGAGCTTGCTTCTATGGGAGTTTTCTCAAAGTTTTCATATCATTTTTATTCTAACATGAATGATACCGTTTTGCTTTATTCAGTTAGTTTTTTAAGCAAATTACTTTACTTTGTAATCATATATTTCATATCACATAAGCTATCCAGCACCAGATCCAATATACGATTTTCCATCTATGAAATCACTACATTGGCTATAATACCTGTTATTTCCGTATTTGTAATCTACACAATGATATATTTTCTTATGAATTATGAAATAAAATCTCCACTCAACTATCTGCTCATCCTTAGCAGCTTTTTCATGCTGCTTATAAACATACTCATCTTTGGTCTGTTTGAACATATTAAGCAAAAAAATTCCGAAATAGCAGAGCTCACACTTCAGAACCAGCGTGATGCCGACTCTGTAGAATACTACAAAGCCCTCGTGTCACAGGATGAGAAACAAAAAGTTCTCATTCATGACATCAAAAAGCATCTCAATGCCATAGCCTCGCTGAACGAACAGCACGATTCTGAAAAAATCGCAGCATACCTTACCCACGTACTCGGTTCTTCTGAGTTAAAGCACTCCGTGCGGGTATGCGATAATGACCTTTTAAACGCACTGCTCTGCCGTTACCAGAAAATATGTCTTACGAAAAAGATTGCGCTGCATATTGATATAAGAAGTAAGTGTATTGATTTCGTGACATATGATGATCTCAGTGTACTTTTCGGTAATCTCATGGATAATGCTGTAGAATCAGCCGAAAAAACAGTTAATCCTTTTATAGAACTCAATGTTTTTCATAAAGAGAACAATAACATGACCATTATCACGCTCATTGATTCCTGCCGCGTAAATCCTATTGATAAAAATGGCAACCTTTTACCAACTAAAAAACCGAATCCACAGTTTCATGGATTCGGTATGCGTAGTATAGAAAATATTGTTAAGAAGTATAATGGTGAAATGACTTTTTACTTTGATGATCCTACCAAGACATTCCATACGATTATTATGCTTCGGCACTGAAAGCTGTTTCTTTTAACGATTTTTTATCATCTGGAGCAAATATTCACAGACATCAAAGCTCTTTGCTTCTTGTTCTGTTTCCCGCTTCTTTAATGAATCATATATTTGCTCCAATAAATAATCAGCATTCACTTTTTTGTTTACAAAGCTATTTTCATCAGTAGAAGCCATTCCATAACCGGCATCTGCTTTCATTGTTTTATAGGCAGAATAATTATTTATCGAATCAGGCGCAGTTCTTCCTTTATAACCCTCATATGACATAAACGCGAACATTTCCAGATCCGATGCATTCGATGTATCAACATCATTTACATGCACATGATATACTTTTCTGTTATCACCATGTCCATATGCCACTTGAACAACAGGATCATCCTCCTTTGATGTTTTCACATATGAAGCTAAAACTATCTGGCTTTCTGTATCAGACAGTCCAAAACTTGTCATTCCGATATTTTTCAGCTTATCATTTGGAATTTCCTTATCCGGTGCCACCTGTTCAACTTCATTTTTATTATTTACCAATTTATTGTAAAGAGAACTGTTATTTTCCGACAACATATTCATGTATATTTCAGTAAGTTCACTCTGCCTCTCCCCACATTTATTTATGGAGTTTTGCTCACTATTTCCTATTTCGAACTCTATATCCATTTTATCGCCTGTTGACTTCTTATTATAATTTGAAGTATATGCCATTGAAATATTTGTTCCCACACCGTTTAACATATATTCCTCCTATCTGTTTTACCAATAATATTACACTTTTAATTATTTGATTCATTGCAATTAAATTCTTGCCAAAAGTTCCGCAGGTGTAAGTGCCATAACCTTACTTTGCGTGAAGTCTTTGATGTTGCGCGTAATAATATAGTCTGCATGAACATATTCAGCAGTTGCACTTTGTATGGCATCTTCAAAATCTTTCCACTTCATATTTACAGCCATCTCAAGCACAACTGAACTAAAATCAGCAAACTCAAAAATAAGTTTTAACTTGCGGAATACATCTTCTATCTGCTCTGGAGTCATTTGTTTTCTCATGATATACATCATATTTGCATAAGTTAATGTAGATATATATCCCTTTGCCTGTTCAGTTTCACAAAGTTTCCAAATTATAGATGATTCCTTCACAAAATCTGAGCGACTTAGTAAAACA
It encodes the following:
- a CDS encoding LytR/AlgR family response regulator transcription factor; the protein is MKILICDDDSSITQSLSLIIKTYFNKKKVNNLDIVTFNDGDSLLSDKSQKDIIFLDIEMPGFDGIYVGNELKKQNDSVIIFIVTSYLEYLDAAMRFHVFRYLSKPIDKQRLFQNLDDALELYYSINQKIAVETKYGVTSVLTCDIVYVEAKGRKVIVHTATADLDSTQTLQFWIEHLPQATFFQSHRSYIVNMAMVTSFDHELIYLCDGQFTAYLTRRKFTEFKRAYLMFMESKR
- a CDS encoding sensor histidine kinase is translated as MNYEIKSPLNYLLILSSFFMLLINILIFGLFEHIKQKNSEIAELTLQNQRDADSVEYYKALVSQDEKQKVLIHDIKKHLNAIASLNEQHDSEKIAAYLTHVLGSSELKHSVRVCDNDLLNALLCRYQKICLTKKIALHIDIRSKCIDFVTYDDLSVLFGNLMDNAVESAEKTVNPFIELNVFHKENNNMTIITLIDSCRVNPIDKNGNLLPTKKPNPQFHGFGMRSIENIVKKYNGEMTFYFDDPTKTFHTIIMLRH
- a CDS encoding PIN domain-containing protein yields the protein MVLLIDTNIILDVLLSRSDFVKESSIIWKLCETEQAKGYISTLTYANMMYIMRKQMTPEQIEDVFRKLKLIFEFADFSSVVLEMAVNMKWKDFEDAIQSATAEYVHADYIITRNIKDFTQSKVMALTPAELLARI